One genomic window of Megachile rotundata isolate GNS110a chromosome 12, iyMegRotu1, whole genome shotgun sequence includes the following:
- the LOC143265513 gene encoding uncharacterized protein LOC143265513, translated as MNHKRLKFCSLDVQTSSSRIDSLRKLNSSLNSEISANCARYSDKDNARDHLQLERQRKRDPTRTTLIHVLLRRILSFKSFPSQLWLIKLPARQIVKSSTDGF; from the exons ATGAATCACAAGAGGCTAAAATTTTGTAGTCTCGACGTTCAAACGAGCTCGAGTAGAATAGACAGCTTGCGAAAGTTGAACAGCAGTCTTAATTCTGAAATATCAGCCAACTGTGCGCGATACAGTGATAAGGACAACGCGAGAGACCACTTGCAGTTGG AAAGACAACGGAAAAGAGACCCGACAAGAACAACTTTAATTCATGTTTTGCTCAGACGTATACTATCGTTCAAAAGTTTTCCTTCGCAGCTGTGGCTTATTAAGCTTCCTGCGAGACAAATCGTGAAATCGTCAACAG ACGGATTCTAA